The region GGGCACCGGTCTCGACGTCACCGGCCAGCAGGTCCCGCACCAGCGCATCCTGGTCCGGGCCGTTGAGCAGCTGCGGGGACGGCAGTTGGTCGCGCACCGCTTGCAACCGCAGCACGGCGAAGGCGTAGGAGTGCACCGTCCGCACCAGCGGCTCGGGCGCGGTGCGCAGCTCCTCCGAACGATCGGTGAGCAGTCGGGTGATCTCGGTGCGCATCCAGGCCGCGGCGCGCCGACTCGCGGTCAGCACCAGGACGTTCTCCGGCGACACCCCCTGGTTTCGGATGCGGTCGGCGGCCAGTTGCGCGATCAGTGTGCTCTTGCCGGTACCCGGTCCGCCGAGGAGCCGCAGGAGGCCGTCGCGGTGCGCCAGCGCCCGTTGCCCGGCGGCGTCCCAGATCCTCGGCCGTCGGGCGGGCTCCGCTCGGCGAACGAGGACAGGCGCGGTCGGGGATGGCACGCATCGATGGAACCACGCGACGGTGACAAGGTCGCGCAGGGCTCGCTGATAGCTCCCGCTCAACCGGGAACCAGCCGAAACCCCTAGTGGTGCAAACCACTATTCCCTGTCCGCCGGGGCTCTGTTCGTCACTCGCCTCCCCTGCCCGGTGACCTGCGAAAGCGCGCCTCCCGGGCGGGATCGGCCGCGGAAGACGAACCCATGAAGTGGAGTACCTTCGGGCATGTGGACGAGGAGACCGTGGAGCAGGTGCGGGCCGTGGTGGCGTCGATCCCACCGGGATCGGTGCTGTCCTACGGCGACGTCGCCGAGCTCGCGGGCTTGCGTTCGGCCCGGCTGGTGGGCCGCATCCTCGCCGAGGACGGCGGCGATCTGCCGTGGCACCGCGTCCTCCGGTCCAACGGCACCGTCGCCGACCACCTGCGCCGACGCCAACTGGAACTCCTGCGAGCCGAAGGCGTACTCGCCGACGGTGCCCGCATTGACATGCGCCGCTACCGCTGGGGAGCCTGACCCAGGCGGGATGTCCTGTTTGGACGGAAGGCTTACCGCACCGCGTACTTCGGGAGTTCGTCGGCGACGAGGCGCACCAGGGATGCCGTGCGGGCACGCTCCGGCAGCATGTACGGCAAGCCCGCCGCATCGATCGGCGCCGCCGTGACCGGTCCGACGCAGGCGATGAACACCTTGTCGCGCAACGTCTCCCGAAGCCGCGCGCCGCGTCCGGTGCGGTCCGCGCGGGCCAGCAGGTTGGTCGCGGCCGGGGCGCTGGTGAACGCAAGCGCATCCACCTCGCCCTGCAGCACGGCGTCGATCAGCCGGTCCAATGCGGGCAGATCGACCGGATCCGTCCACCGGTAGACGGTCACCGGCACCA is a window of Saccharopolyspora phatthalungensis DNA encoding:
- a CDS encoding MGMT family protein encodes the protein MDEETVEQVRAVVASIPPGSVLSYGDVAELAGLRSARLVGRILAEDGGDLPWHRVLRSNGTVADHLRRRQLELLRAEGVLADGARIDMRRYRWGA